ctcaGTGTCTAATAATTGTGTTTTTGCCCCACATAGTCAAGTGCACTCCGAAGACACAAGcaagtgtgtggctcctgaatcaaacaatgtaataaatttaaaataaaacatactaaccatacctgtcaccacgtcactggTCATCTCAGCATCATTCGGCGTCAGAGCGAACactctagctggagccatattcctctccTGGCCCCCAAGTggtgcctaataacctccccgatatggtctgGGAGTAGGAGCTGTATTTGGTGGTTTAGGACAGTCTCACACCATATGCCCTAgtctaccacagcgatagcaaaCAACTCCACCTACTCGATACTCTCCCCAATGTCTCcttccacaagtctgacagatagGAGGACCCTGCACTGTCTGCATCTCGCATCCTCCAATCTTCTGCCTCCttcctctaccatggtttcctctcctccattgattCTATCTAGGACCTTGCTAGTAGCttgaagatgcagatctcttcctctgtccctgctcctctgcatccaaacGCTCACCAATCTTTGCCAAAGCTGCTCTattgactaactcagcaaaatcttggATCCTTAGCACAACCGCCTGCTTAAATATGCTtcgcctcaagcctctttcaaattgtctcgctttcttcacctcatcaggggCAATATACGAAGTGAaatgagagagctcaataaaatgAGCCGCATACTACTGGAATgataactgtccctacttcagactcaagaactccaCTTTAGCGTCCCTAatagtagttggaaaatatctatcaaagaataattctttaaactgatcccatgtcatggctatcggtgtcgtcctctgctgctctagaagtctcacagcagtccaccacctctcggcctgcCTCGTTAGTTTGTAGGTAGCAAAGAGGACCATCTGTTCTTCAGTACACTGTAACATAACCAAAACTTTCtcagtctcctgcatccaattctcggtgGCTGCAAGATcgactcctcctaaaaatgcaaGAGGATTCAttttcgtaaacttctctatagaaCACCCATGGCTTGCAGATGGGCCACCCTACTCtttagagctcctagcgatctcagccataacttactGAGCCACGCTACATAGTATTGCGTCAGAATCAGTCACACTTGCACCTGAGGGCCTTGCCCCATCACCGCcgcttgcatgggcactacctcatcctggatccatcttgaaaaacaacaaTGCAACTCAGTAAtcatattcttataatttacccacttaactTAGCCTCCTATCTTAACACTCTCAGCTTGtttctaaccccagtcctacattctaggaacataactcgacaatagtttactatggttttcttgaaatcgtcaccctaggaaaaacacagaaaccaccacggaagtcctacctctagattgtagaacaaaaccttaaatcactttcctatactctagtatcgtttctgctgcactccagagtctacagaacctagcaacctaggctctgataccaaactgtaacgacctgcttaatttccatatatttttttcatatcatagtataataaaaccaatatcacacAATCAGTAGAttataatcaacctgaacctgttGGTACCAGAGATACATCAGAAGTATAGTAGGAAAGCCTAAGTAGttggaaacataaaatcatatacatcgtACTATttaacacaataccaaagttactataaCCATTATATACATCTCAAACAGTCAAAACCAGTCTTAGGTTCATCGCccaaaatccatctaaccctatcaaaacacttaccctttagaaagggtAGATCAGCTGTATCTATCTCAGAGGagttttatccgctctcctatcaggggctcctgcgatgatcatataattaggggtgagacacctctgtGTGGCATCATGAGCTTTtctgtaataataataacaataataataataataataataataataataataataataataataataataataataataataataatacacataaacataaccagtaaaactgtatgtatcatttttggaaaaaacatgtataatcatagcataatagaacatacaggatttctttaagcataatccatctcctacaataataataataagaaaacaaccctagtaggttagctggctgttgtcatgtattgccctcacatgactaagttgtgtggcctgaaggtgggacctgacaatggttggccgaccactgccaagtcaaaagtacaatttgtaagtccaatgggtctgccagacctggtccatacactaggggcatccatacttcttaaaaccacatcgactatccgtcctcatgctactccatatagcagcgttaacacaatatcatgatgatcatgaacacatagtagtggtaccgtgcaagtactagcctaaaccaagccaaccaggtcttgataacatataatatataatcaaactATAAGACATGGATATGTCATATTATTAactgccaaatcaatatcatcgcatcattttgtatatttatatatcatgaaaatcatcggccccgTACGCAggaatttcatattttaccatagctcggcccgtacgctggcaaatcatattcatagctcagctcgtatgtcggcaaaacatatccataactcggcacatatgctggcaaatcatatctatagctcagcttgtacgctggcaaatcatatccatagctcggcccatatgtcggcaaatcatatccataacttggcccgtacattgacaaatcatatctatagcattatcatgttcccaaaaaacagtaattTATCAAaaattctacttatgccacacataaTGGGTTTTACAAATAATCAGAGTATCTCATCAGttttagcagtattttccaaaataatacatatttatatgtatacatttttttgaaatcaaatgctataatattatacttatattttcataaacatctagcttagtttatcccattacctgatttctgaaagaGCCCCTGAAACAATCAACTCAATACCCGCTGGGTTGCTtggtcaacaccctgaaaaccttatatcccagaataaaatatcattatttctacgtctactacatttcctacaattgctggaaagcctaattttgaataaaaggccttactttgaatctgggatgaaattcaactcagtcccaccgacgatccgctctggcagacttagagagaacttccccaagagcgtcgtggtgacttcggatcatcgattcggcgaacaatggagccgaaatcgaagagagaggagatagAAAtcatagagaggagagagagagagagagagagagagagagagagagagagagagagagagagagaatttttgctgaTTTTTCAGCGTAAAAATCCAAGATATGTACTATTTATACCATGggctttgttgacgagccacgtcacctcatcaacgaggttaAGAAGAAGGTTCATTGATGAATACcaactcctcatcgatgaaattcagaacttagAAAACAGTCTCgtggtatctcctcgtcgatgaaacatgtcctcgtcgacgagaccctctggtaccctcatcaacgaatccttgtgtttgtcgacgaggccctgcttaaattccttgggttattacactctagtattgtatatattattatgGTTGTATGTGTTttacttcttgctgcttaggtagtttatgGTGTCTCAAATTGCACGGGTCCTATCTGGATTGTGATgatggtttgatttatattaaaatgtatcagagcagtgaaatttcatAGTTAATTTATGtaggaaaaaaaatggcatgaaaaaacaaatcgttacagtttggtatcagagcctagattgctaggttctgtagactttagagtgcagcagaagcaataccaagGTATAgggaaggatttgaggttttgttctgtagttTAGATACATGATTTCCatgtggtttttgtgtttttcctagggtgacaattttaggaaaaccatagtaaactattttcgggtCGCGTGTCTAAGATTataggatttgattttgaattaagatcagggagggtagttaatagtgaatatgagatttcagttaaatgaaataaattagatctgtatgggagatagggtccttaaaatGTGTTTTTTGTCTTTTGAGGATGGATctagggagcagtggtacgaataTTGGGGATGATAGGGTAGGATCTTCCAATATGAGAGGTGGAGATACTGAGGCAGTATTACGCAGCGTCacttagcaggtgatggctgagatggccaggagctcaggggagtgTAGCTGTATGATTGAGTGGTTTACGCGGATGAAGACcccatcttttgttggaggagcTGACCTAAgtatagctgaaaattgggtctaggacattgaGAAGAAGTTgacagtgcttccatgtacagatgaacaaaaggtagtatttgcgacattcaaactgataggagaggaaaagcgctggtggagatcaattTGACTGATTAAGAAGCCGAGGCCGAATCCAGTGCCAGTGACATGGAGTCAATTCAAGGAGCCGTTCTTCGAGAGATATTTCCTTGCAATCATTCAAAGTGCAAAGGCAGTATAGTTCATGTACTTGGCTCAGGGGTAGATGACAGTATCACAGTATGCAGcttgatttattgagttgtctcgatttgcccaACATTTGGCACCGGATGAGGAGAAAAGtgcgaggaagtttgaagaaggcctgaggcaaaacttgtttgagcaggttatcgGTATCCAAGATCAAACATTCGCAGAGGTAGTGGATAAGGTTGCAGTTTTTGAGAGTGGCATGCAAAGAGGTATCGCAGTTCAGAGTTAGAGAAATAGGCCTGTGCCTTAGGGTTTTTAGGTGGGTTCCAGTTGGGGCTCATGGAGAGGAGACCCTTATAGGGGAGGTTAGAGGCAGATGATAGGACCTCATGAGAATCAGGATGTGCAGACCTACCTTGTGTGTCAGACGTGCGGGAGGAGACAtttaggagagtgtcgagctagAAGAGATGCTTGTTATCAGTGTGGGAGACCTAgccacatggcacgagcatgcctAGGTTGCCGATCTAGGTCCCAGCTTCTAGACCCTAccaaggaggttatcaggcaccttgtggaggccagcagaggaatgtagccccggcgaGGGTATATGCGTTGACGCTAGGAGACGTTGAGGCAGCTGGAGACATCGTTATAGGTATCCTTACTGCTTTTTCGTatcaagttgttgttttatttgacacaggtgtcACATATTCTTTTGTAACATTGGGATATGCTAAGTTAGTTAGGATTGAAGCAAAGTTGTTAAATGTTGAGTTGGGTGTAGCTATGTCTACTGGATCTACTATGAAATGTAGGAAGCTACTTAGGAATTTTCCCATGGCCATTGAAGGGAAAGTACTactagctgatcttgtgatattagacatgcacgggtttgatgtaatattaggtatggattggctagtagctaatcacgccagtattgattgccatcagaaagaagtaatttttagaccccctggtgagcaagaatatagattttttGGTTCACGTGTGTGTGCCTTGCCATAATTGGTATCAATCATGCAAACAAGCAAACTACTCCTGGATGgaggttaggggtttatggctttggCAAAGGaagtgttagaaaatgaattgaagcttgaaaatacaccagtggtaagggaatttctagatgtttttctagaagagctacctaggttgcctcccgatcacgaggtagattttgctatagatttacctctagggacaatgccgatctctaaggctccttaccatatggctccagctgaattgggagaattaaaggaccagttacaggatctattgaataaagggtttattagacctagtgtatcgccttggggagcaccagtgttatttgtaaggAAGAAAAATGGGTCTATgaagatgtgcatagattatagggagataaacaagataaccattaagaacagatatcctctaccccgtgtAGATGATtttttgatcagcttcagggtactcgagtctattctaagatcgacctcagatcagtcTATCATTAGGTGAAGGTGAAGGAAGAGGACATATCAAAGACAGCTTTTAGAATAAGATACAGGCATTACGAGTTTATGGTGATGTtgttcgggttgactaatgcactagcagtatttatggatttaatgaatccagtgtttcatcaatatctagaccagtttgttgtggttttcattgatgatatactggtggtctacttgaggagttttgaggagcatgaggcacacttacgactagtacttcagatgctcagggaaaaggcATTGTAtaccaagtttagcaagtgtgaattttggttagagaaagttgcatttctagggcatatTATCTCAGGAGGTGGAATTTTAGTGGATCCTAATAAAATATAGACAGTGGTAAATTAGTAAAGGTCAaggaatgttcaagagattaggagtttcttgggattggcgggATATTAcggtcggtttgtagagggattctcatcCTTATTAGGGTCTTTGActtgactgactaggaagaatgccaaattttcatgggatgatgaatgcaagtagagcttttaggaattaaaataacggctcgtcactgcaccagtactgacaatTCCATCTGTAGGTGAgggttatgtaatttatagtgacgtgtTTTTGAAAGGGTtaggctgtgtgttgatgcaacatggtagggttgtagcttatgcctcatgacaattgaaagaatatgaaaagaactatcctacccacgatctggaataggctgcagtggtacactcactaaagatttggaggcagtACTTGTACAATAAGAGAagcgagatattctctgatcataaaaatttaaagtacttcttcatgcaaaaagagttgaatatgcggcaaaagAGATTGTTgcagctcatcaaggattatgattgcaccatcagctactaCCTAGGTAAAGCAAACGTAGTGGTTGATGCACTGAGCTGTAAATCAGAGGGTACAACGCAGTTAGCGgcagtaattcagcacccaatttagatggacttggaaaggctcggcatggagttagtggaggatgatcctcaggcactTAATGCCAACCTAGTTGTGCATCAtatgctatatgaaaagattaaaactACTCAGAAAGAGgacctagaattagtagaggtaatagaTAGAGTGGATGATGGTCAGGGAGAAGTGTTCAACATTTTTGATGATGGGGCTTGAGGTTCCTTTCCAGGTTGTGTGTGCCTAGAGATGATGATATTAAGAGAACGATtttagagaaggctcacagatctttatacacagttcatcctagcaatactaaaatgtatagggatctgcaagagtatttctagtggagtggcatgaagacgGAGATTACCGAATTTGTGTTGCAATTCTTGACGTGCTAGCAgattaaggttgagcaccagaggccggcagggcagctacaaccactttacatccttaagtggaagtgggaccaaaTATCCATGAATTTCGTTACTGGGCTACCACCAGCACTGCATAGTCAGAATACCATTTGGGTAGTTATTGATCGTTGAAGAAAAGAAgctcactttctacctattaaagttagctaccttaTGAACCGTTTGGCAGatatttacattcaggagattgttcgaccccatggagtgccagtatctatagtcttggACTGTGACCTATgctttacatcacggttttggaagagcttgcaggaggcttggGGTTTTAGTTAGTATTCAATaccacttttcatcctcagacaaatggtcagacagagagagtGATCCAAGTACTTGAGGACATGCTGTGAGCGTGTATTGGATTTCGGGGGTAGCCAGACCTAGTATTtgtcattggttgagtttgcctgcaataacagctatcaggccagcatcaacatggcaccttacgacgcgctttatggtaggaggtgtcgttcttttttatactgggatgagctaGGTGggggcgagttttggggccaaaaatagtgcagcaggtgtataataaagtctgacttattcgagatagaatcagtgtagctcaaagTTGGCAAaaaagctacgtagatactcgccgccaggaattggaatttaaagtggatgaccatgtgtttttgaaaatagcaccacttaagggagtcatgaggtttgggaagaagggtaagttgagccctaggtttatcggccgtttgagatacttgagaaggttgggccagttgcctatcgactagctttaccaccaactttgttcagaattcatgatgtattccatgtttctatgttgaggaaatacgtcccagatccttcccatgtcattAGTTACGcaaaattagaattcagtgatgctctagcatatgaggaagctccagtgcagatcttagacaaaaaaaaaagaaaaggaattgcgcagtaagaaaataccactagtaaaagtcctatggaggaatcatgtggtggaggaagcttcttgggagcttgaggaagaaatcagATAGCTATTTAGTGGGGTAGAGTAATGATTTGTAAAGCTAAATAATgacagttttattttgtttagtacagagtgacgaatgtgtaattgtaatttagaatataggataggtagtgttttggttttgggagaattttcttttataagtatatttgtaatctcccaggaccctaaatgtaaccacggtattcctccgccataagtgagggttagtaataaaataagtaacccattttctttaaaggatgatatcaatacaaatagtaaatttcgaggacgaaatttttataataaagggagaatgtagagaccccgtagaattatggtatttaaataataaaagaaaagggaggcacaggaaaattttaaaaagggtctcatcgatgaacgcaGGGTTCTCATTTATGAGTatccttcttgggctcatcgatgtGGACACATGTCTTATtgatgagaatttaccgagagggggtttgcagagcctgaagttcgttgacgaagggttCGGGTTCGGCAAGGAATCCCTatgtggactcgtcgatgaggtgaggtgtctcgttgatgaatctgggATTATGAATATGCATAAGCTGGGTTTTCAGCGAGAAAATCGTGAAACAAACACTTTTTCTCTCTAAAAACCGACACTTTCCCCTTGTTTCTACGATTCCGGCTCTGATTTTTGTTGGTTCGATGATCGAgagccgccatgctactcctgggaagattctcttcaagtctgctagagtagatcgttggttaggccaacttgggcaccactccaaaatcaaggtaagttgaatatttgagtattttcagtattatcgaGTTCGTTTGAAGTCAGATTCTAcattatatgcgaatatactggGGTTTTGTGATGTaaaattaggatattatattttcattaatagggtgttttgggaccctgtaggCAAGGGTTAAGGACCCtagtgggtggtatttcaggaacccaggtaaaatgatatatgcaTTATAGTTTAGGATTTGTGCATATATGGATTTGGAAATAagtatataataattatttaggttaattcagttgtttgattgggaaattatacgtgtgttattttaggatgttgaaattatgaatgttGCACACGTGGGATTGTAAATAGCAGATAGtactcagatagtcaggtaaaggaaatatgctatgcttggaattttagtatgattattagaagaaattacatgttttacgagattattattattcagattataaaataatTGTATAgaagaaaatacagattttagaacatatgaatttatttatttaaatcgtgtggcatgagtttatagcAAATTAGCATAGTATTTATGTagctacaaataccatgttttacaatatattagcaaaaaatatcatgggatatatattatagaatgatgaatttacAGTACAaatacagatagaaattatacagtatatttaAAAACATGATTTACAACATATGAACggaaacatatatttttattaatttcagaacaccatgatttcagtaccataacacccagattattaaatacacagacagatacacaaatatacagacattaaatactaaaATAGTTACTCAGATTTTTAGATCAGttttgtaatgttatggttatttcaaaatcatggaaaaacAATATTATAGAATCAttagttacatatatagtatcagaccccgatGGACCATATTTtgtcagtagagcacggtactgtagctatattcagttcagagtgcaaccacataactaagatagtatgtggatattaGCAGTCGATTGtacctatgttgtggataggctctccatcagttagggttgaggaggctgatctgacttttggagttcagttgacttaccttggttgGCTAGCAaggataggtcccaccttcggccgcacaaccctgtcattagGGGTTAAATGATGACTTTTAGTTACCCATCCAtgaaaattttctcagttattatatatatccaaatttacagaaaccatagatatacctatgaatattagaagtattatgaatagaatattcagaaaatcagtttatgttaagtaacgtAGGTATgagttatattataatatttgtaCGTGTTTCCCAGACTCAATTGTTTATGGTATTTCCAAATCAGTTTtataaatatgtaaactcacttgccacacactagtaatagcatatttcgttttattgaacattgtctcatcctagtgatttaatgtTTTCAGGTAATCTAGTTAGgcaagtagatcaggctcgcaggtagaggggactACAATACTGCCTTAACTGTAGGGCGAGTATTTTGGGGAGTTATTTTTGAGTTGTCCCTAGGCCcaaatgagggtattttgggaatggttgtgtatgtatattttgggaaatattctgacactctggtattatatatattattatggttgtatgtattttgcttctcactacttaggtagtttatggtgtctcagattccatgggtcctatctggactgtgatgatggtttgatttatattaaaaggtatcagagtagtgaaaTTTCATAGTTAATTTATGtaggaaaaaaaatggcatggaAAATCAAGTTGTTACAGATGCAAATTTCTTTTTGTAAAAGATTTTATCAAGaaataaatagagagagagagagtataaaaTGTGCTTGGAAAATAATGCGTATAAGCAATGGAAGCataaaaaattgagagagaattttttcaCTAGTCAAAATGCTAATCTCCCTCTAATCAGGGCAAATGGAGAAGTATATATAGTTTTTCTAAGAATACAACCGTTTGGGACACAATgagaattttagaaaagattaattaaaatttttaacccCAATTATTGTGGTTAATTTTAATGAACCTgaggggttcggttgcccgattCATAGGGCCCGTCGCCTGAACTGACACAAGGCTGATATTAGGTTCAGGTGACTTAGAACAAGACCAGTTGGCTGAGCccaaggcgatttcccaaacctTTGTAGATTAGGGTGCCCGGTCTTAAGGTCGGTTTGCTAAAAGggtgagtttggtcgaccgaaggtattTTGAACTGATGGTTCAGTCGGCCGGGGCAGGTAGGAAAAATAAACTtcaaggttcgattgaccatggACAATTAGTTCAAAtgtggtttggtcgcctgagcctTAGTCAACGTATTGACTCCTTGCctgtttggtcgatcgaggcgTTTATAACGCCTTAaggtcggtcgcccgaagccctttcaaaataCAAGTTAGGTCTTGATTTTTATTTAGAAGTCACCATTGTTCACATtggtataacttttaagatatatcagatttttcatgaaatgcttagggacctaaggtcagtctaaggcctatgcttttaaattaagcccaaagaATCTAACGTCGGTCGACCAACGTCTTTGTAAAGGTTTATTTTAGCTCTAATCTTTGACCTTAACCaattaattattaagaaaaagtttttctatgaaaagtgttggtccctagggtcctcttatggcctttgagcattcaatccttatcatgcatgagatgcaaatattacagaccagaaaaccaaatgcaattacaataaaattatctgtcttcttctttcttcttttgctcattTGTCATCTTTGGAAAATGCCACACGATATGAGCTCTAATATCCGTCTTGGCTTTTGTTTTCTTGTCCTTTATGTGATTTGAAATATGaacttgttcacatactaaatatacacataagtagcttgtgctttgtcaacatcaaaacagagatcggactaaAAAAGTTAACACTTGTGCTATACCCAAATACAAAATTTCAATTTATGGCTTTGAAGGTGTTTTTCGTAGGTTAATTCCAAATGCATTTTGACCTTATGGTTCATGTATCACAAAGTATATTGTTGTTGTTAAgtctaaaaggaaaaagaaaaaatccagGTTTTAGTTCACTTTCCTAAAATAAGACTAGGTGAAAtggaattaaataaaatattaaaaaacaaGCATGAAAAAAAAGAGAGTAATATATACTTCAATTAATGCAAGGGCAAGCATACATGCATGGTTCATGCTTTTATTTCCTCTaccaaaaaaatgaaagaaaacctGAAAATTAGAATTATACAACATGCAAGCACTCCAAAAGGCATTCCAAGCAATAATAAGATTGATTCCTATTATCATTCCTTAAATTTTTGTGTTTCATTGGGAACAATTTAAATTAAGAGAACTATTTTTAGTTAAGAATTCATATCTTTAGCTCCCATCAacattttgaaatatttattattgCCTAGAATAGTGCAAAAAATAAGATTAAAAGA
The sequence above is a segment of the Malania oleifera isolate guangnan ecotype guangnan chromosome 8, ASM2987363v1, whole genome shotgun sequence genome. Coding sequences within it:
- the LOC131162687 gene encoding uncharacterized protein LOC131162687, with product MNPLAFLGGVDLAATENWMQETEKVLVMLQCTEEQMVLFATYKLTRQAERWWTAYAAHFIELSHFTSYIAPDEVKKARQFERGLRRSIFKQAVVLRIQDFAELVNRAALAKIGERLDAEEQGQRKRSASSSY